In Ammospiza caudacuta isolate bAmmCau1 chromosome 30, bAmmCau1.pri, whole genome shotgun sequence, one DNA window encodes the following:
- the MINDY1 gene encoding ubiquitin carboxyl-terminal hydrolase MINDY-1 isoform X2, translating to MEQEGTPEPPKEATGGDGIPAAGDRIPNVGDRIPAAGGAIPCVGDTNPSTGDGIPSAGGGIPDVGDTIPDVGGAIPSVGDEIPSVGDGVPSVGGGIPGVGDTFPNAGDGIPSAGFGIPSVRDEIPALGDGIPSVRDTIPGAGHGIPGVGDRVPGVGGTVPNAEDTVPNFRGGIPSVGDAVPGVGDTIPGAGNSQEGSGSPSGQQEGVSSPQGPPGGSPKQQQPLHEEGSPKEEGSPKEGGSPKEQPPQDKGSLKEGGSPQDRGSPQDRGSPPAEPPRAQPPGDFYFVKWILWKGQRTALVTQGENGPCPLLAIINILLLQWKVKLPPQTEVVTAEELMAHLGNCILATQPKDTSEGLQLNFQQNISDTMTVLPKLSTGLDVNVRFTGVSDFEYTPECIVFDLLNIPLYHGWLVDPQSPEQVQAVGRLSYNQLVEKIITCKHASDSRLVSEGLVAEQFLEATASQLTFHGLCELTARAREGELGVFFRNNHFSTMIKHKEEGVVWESLHSVDGDSCFCDTEFHLCHPLGKDGASTAPPDPRLQQRQVDQDFMVALSLQQGQGPSSVLSDLELARQLQQEEYQQHHPHPPPHPHHPAPPQLLPAQAERRRQRPDLDCTLL from the exons ATGGAGCAGGAGGGgacccccgagccccccaaagAGGCTACGGGTGGGGACGGAATTCCCGCTGCTGGGGACAGAATTCCCAATGTTGGTGACAGAATTCCCGCTGCTGGGGGTGCAATTCCCTGTGTAGGGGACACAAATCCCAGCACTGGGGACGGaattcccagtgctgggggcgGAATTCCCGACGTTGGGGACACAATTCCTGATGTTGGGGGTGCAATTCCCAGCGTTGGGGACGAAATTCCCAGTGTAGGGGACGGAGTTCCCAGTGTTGGTGGCGGAATTCCCGGCGTAGGAGACACATTTCCCAATGCtggggatggaattcccagtgcTGGGTTTGGAATTCCCAGTGTTAGGGACGAAATTCCCGCTTTAGGAGATGGAATTCCCAGCGTTAGGGACACAATTCCTGGTGCAGGGCATGGAATTCCCGGTGTTGGTGACAGAGTTCCCGGTGTTGGGGGCACAGTTCCCAATGCCGAGGACACAGTTCCCAATTTTAGGGGTGGAATTCCCAGTGTTGGTGACGCAGTTCCCGGTGTTGGTGACACGATTCCCGGTGCAGGGAATTCCCAGGAAGGTTCTGGAAGCCCATCCGGGCAGCAGGAGGGGGTCTCCAgcccccagggacccccgggGGGCTcccccaagcagcagcagcccctgcatgaGGAGGGGTCCCCAAAGGAGGAAGGGTCCCCGAAGGAAGGGGGGTCCCCCAAAGAGCAGCCCCCACAGGACAAGGGGTCCCTGAAGGAGGGGGGGtccccccaggacagggggtccccccaggacagggggTCCCCGCCGGCCGAGCCCCCCCGGGCGCAGCCCCCCGGGGATTTTTACTTTGTCAAGTGGATCCTGTGGAAGGGGCAGCGCACGGCCCTGGTGACCCAGGGCGAGAACGGGCCCTGCCCGCTGCTGGCCATCATCAacatcctcctgctgcagtggaag GTGAAGCTGCCCCCGCAGACGGAGGTGGTCACGGCCGAGGAGCTGATGGCACATTTGG GGAATTGCATCCTGGCCACCCAACCCAAGGACACCtcggaggggctgcagctgaactTCCAGCAG AACATCAGTGACACCATGACAGTGCTGCCCAAGCTCTCCACGGGGCTGGACGTCAACGTGAGGTTCACGGGGGTCTCAGATTTCGAGTACACCCCCGAGTGCATCGTCTTTGACCTCCTCAACATCCCACTGTACCACGGCTGGCTGGTGGACCCCCAG AGCCCCGAGCAGGTGCAGGCCGTGGGCAGGCTCAGCTACAACCAGCTGGTGGAGAAGATCATCACCTGCAAGCACGCCAGCGACTCGCGCCTGGTGAGCGAAG ggctggtggcagagcagTTCCTGGAGGCCACGGCGTCCCAGCTGACCTTCCACGGGCTGTGCGAGCTGACGGCGCGCGCCCGCGAGGGAGAGCTCGGCGTCTTCTTCCGCAACAACCACTTCAGCACCATGATCAAACACAAG gaggagggggtGGTGTGGGAGAGCCTGCACAGCGTGGATGGGGACAGCTGCTTCTGTGACACCGAGTTCCACCTCTGCCACCCCCTGGGCAAGGACGGGGCCAGCACGGCCCCCCCGGACCCCCGGCTGCAGCAGAGACAAGTGGACCAG GATTTCATGGTGgccctgtcactgcagcagggacagggcccCTCCTCGGTGCTCAGCGACCTGGAGCTGgcgcggcagctgcagcaggaggagtaccagcagcaccatcctcatcctcctcctcatcctcaccaccctgctcctcctcagctgctcccagcgcAG gcgGAGCGGCGGCGCCAGAGGCCGGATTTGGACTGCACCCTCCTCTAG
- the MINDY1 gene encoding ubiquitin carboxyl-terminal hydrolase MINDY-1 isoform X1, with the protein MEQEGTPEPPKEATGGDGIPAAGDRIPNVGDRIPAAGGAIPCVGDTNPSTGDGIPSAGGGIPDVGDTIPDVGGAIPSVGDEIPSVGDGVPSVGGGIPGVGDTFPNAGDGIPSAGFGIPSVRDEIPALGDGIPSVRDTIPGAGHGIPGVGDRVPGVGGTVPNAEDTVPNFRGGIPSVGDAVPGVGDTIPGAGNSQEGSGSPSGQQEGVSSPQGPPGGSPKQQQPLHEEGSPKEEGSPKEGGSPKEQPPQDKGSLKEGGSPQDRGSPQDRGSPPAEPPRAQPPGDFYFVKWILWKGQRTALVTQGENGPCPLLAIINILLLQWKVKLPPQTEVVTAEELMAHLGNCILATQPKDTSEGLQLNFQQNISDTMTVLPKLSTGLDVNVRFTGVSDFEYTPECIVFDLLNIPLYHGWLVDPQSPEQVQAVGRLSYNQLVEKIITCKHASDSRLVSEGLVAEQFLEATASQLTFHGLCELTARAREGELGVFFRNNHFSTMIKHKGHLYLLVTDQGFLQEEGVVWESLHSVDGDSCFCDTEFHLCHPLGKDGASTAPPDPRLQQRQVDQDFMVALSLQQGQGPSSVLSDLELARQLQQEEYQQHHPHPPPHPHHPAPPQLLPAQAERRRQRPDLDCTLL; encoded by the exons ATGGAGCAGGAGGGgacccccgagccccccaaagAGGCTACGGGTGGGGACGGAATTCCCGCTGCTGGGGACAGAATTCCCAATGTTGGTGACAGAATTCCCGCTGCTGGGGGTGCAATTCCCTGTGTAGGGGACACAAATCCCAGCACTGGGGACGGaattcccagtgctgggggcgGAATTCCCGACGTTGGGGACACAATTCCTGATGTTGGGGGTGCAATTCCCAGCGTTGGGGACGAAATTCCCAGTGTAGGGGACGGAGTTCCCAGTGTTGGTGGCGGAATTCCCGGCGTAGGAGACACATTTCCCAATGCtggggatggaattcccagtgcTGGGTTTGGAATTCCCAGTGTTAGGGACGAAATTCCCGCTTTAGGAGATGGAATTCCCAGCGTTAGGGACACAATTCCTGGTGCAGGGCATGGAATTCCCGGTGTTGGTGACAGAGTTCCCGGTGTTGGGGGCACAGTTCCCAATGCCGAGGACACAGTTCCCAATTTTAGGGGTGGAATTCCCAGTGTTGGTGACGCAGTTCCCGGTGTTGGTGACACGATTCCCGGTGCAGGGAATTCCCAGGAAGGTTCTGGAAGCCCATCCGGGCAGCAGGAGGGGGTCTCCAgcccccagggacccccgggGGGCTcccccaagcagcagcagcccctgcatgaGGAGGGGTCCCCAAAGGAGGAAGGGTCCCCGAAGGAAGGGGGGTCCCCCAAAGAGCAGCCCCCACAGGACAAGGGGTCCCTGAAGGAGGGGGGGtccccccaggacagggggtccccccaggacagggggTCCCCGCCGGCCGAGCCCCCCCGGGCGCAGCCCCCCGGGGATTTTTACTTTGTCAAGTGGATCCTGTGGAAGGGGCAGCGCACGGCCCTGGTGACCCAGGGCGAGAACGGGCCCTGCCCGCTGCTGGCCATCATCAacatcctcctgctgcagtggaag GTGAAGCTGCCCCCGCAGACGGAGGTGGTCACGGCCGAGGAGCTGATGGCACATTTGG GGAATTGCATCCTGGCCACCCAACCCAAGGACACCtcggaggggctgcagctgaactTCCAGCAG AACATCAGTGACACCATGACAGTGCTGCCCAAGCTCTCCACGGGGCTGGACGTCAACGTGAGGTTCACGGGGGTCTCAGATTTCGAGTACACCCCCGAGTGCATCGTCTTTGACCTCCTCAACATCCCACTGTACCACGGCTGGCTGGTGGACCCCCAG AGCCCCGAGCAGGTGCAGGCCGTGGGCAGGCTCAGCTACAACCAGCTGGTGGAGAAGATCATCACCTGCAAGCACGCCAGCGACTCGCGCCTGGTGAGCGAAG ggctggtggcagagcagTTCCTGGAGGCCACGGCGTCCCAGCTGACCTTCCACGGGCTGTGCGAGCTGACGGCGCGCGCCCGCGAGGGAGAGCTCGGCGTCTTCTTCCGCAACAACCACTTCAGCACCATGATCAAACACAAG GGCCACCTCTACCTGCTGGTGACCGACCAGGGcttcctgcaggaggagggggtGGTGTGGGAGAGCCTGCACAGCGTGGATGGGGACAGCTGCTTCTGTGACACCGAGTTCCACCTCTGCCACCCCCTGGGCAAGGACGGGGCCAGCACGGCCCCCCCGGACCCCCGGCTGCAGCAGAGACAAGTGGACCAG GATTTCATGGTGgccctgtcactgcagcagggacagggcccCTCCTCGGTGCTCAGCGACCTGGAGCTGgcgcggcagctgcagcaggaggagtaccagcagcaccatcctcatcctcctcctcatcctcaccaccctgctcctcctcagctgctcccagcgcAG gcgGAGCGGCGGCGCCAGAGGCCGGATTTGGACTGCACCCTCCTCTAG
- the PRUNE1 gene encoding exopolyphosphatase PRUNE1 isoform X2, which produces MGNEACDLDSAVSALALAYFLAQTTPAPKAAFVPVLNIPRADFALRTETTFLLRERGIPDASLVFRDEIDLGGLHHAGLLSLTLVDHHVLPGADAALEEAVVEVLDHRPLERARGPPCQVTVEPVGSCATLVTERILQGPPGVLDRTTAALLHGTILLDCINLSPAAGKVTPRDVACVSLLEERFPELPARDAVFGALQAAKFDVTGLTTEQMLRKDLKVLSNDEAVVGISGVFEDLETFLLRPGLLQDLEAFCQARGYAGLVAMTVSFNQHHEPTRKLAVYSAQEPLRSTLCGALEEATAPSLLLRPLPSPWPCVAAYAQGNAMATRKKVLPILRAALGGLGAAGGPEEEVVPPPTPMNSLVEECPLAQAVPPLCPQDVLERVSRIAAGQPPGSPK; this is translated from the exons ATGGGCAACGAGGCCTGTGACCTGGACTCCGCCGTCTCCGCGCTGGCCCTGGCCTATTTCCTCGCCCAG ACCACCCCGGCTCCCAAAGCCGCCTTCGTGCCCGTGCTGAACATCCCCCGCGCCGACTTCGCGCTGCGGACGGAGACGACGTTCCTGCTGCGGGAGCGGGGCATCCCGGACGCCTCGCTGGTCTTCAGGGATGAGATCGACCTGGGAGGGCTGCACCACGCTGGGCTGCTGTCCCTGACTCTGGTGGATCACCATGTCCTGCCTGG tgctgacGCTGCCCTGGAGGAGGCCGTGGTGGAGGTCCTGGATCACCGACCGCTGGAGCGGGCCCGAGGCCCCCCGTGCCAGGTGACAGTGGAGCCCGTGGGCTCCTGTGCCACCCTAGTGACCGAGAGGATCCTGCAGGGCCCCCCGGGCGTGCTGGACAGAACCACGGCCGCGCTGCTGCACG GCACCATCCTGCTGGACTGCATCAACCtgagcccagctgcaggcaaGGTGACCCCCAGGGACGTGGCCTGCGTGtccctgctggaggagaggTTCCCGGAGCTGCCGGCCCGTGACGCCGTGTTCGGAGCGCTGCAGGCGGCCAAGTTTGATGTCACGG GGCTGACAACAGAGCAGATGCTGCGGAAGGACCTCAAAGTCCTCTCCAATGACGAGGCTGTCGTCGGCATCAGCGGCGTCTTCGAGGACTTGGAA accttcctgctGCGGCCTGGCTTGCTGCAGGACCTGGAGGCTTTCTGCCAGGCCCGTGGCTATGCCGGGCTGGTGGCCATGACCGTGTCCTTTAACCAACACCACGAGCCCACCCGCAAACTCGCCGTGTACAGCGCGCAGGAGCCCCTCCGCAGCACG CTGTGCGGGGCTCTGGAGGAGGCGACGGCGCCGTCGCTGCTGCTGCGGCcgctgcccagcccctggccctgcgTGGCCGCCTACGCCCAGGGCAACGCCATGGCCACCCGTAAGAAGGTGCTGCCCATcctcagggcagctctggggggtctgggggctgcagggggccCTGAGGAGGAGGTGGTGCCCCCACCCACCCCCATGAACAGCCTGGTGGAGGAGTGTCCCCTGGCACAGGCCGTGCCCCCGCTGTGCCCCCAGGACGTCCTGGAGCGGGTCAGCCGCATCGCCGCAGGGCAGCCGCCGGGCTCCCCGAAATAA
- the CERS2 gene encoding ceramide synthase 2, whose protein sequence is MFQTLYSYFWWERLWLPANLTWADLEDRDGRVYAKASDLYITLPLAFLFLVVRHLFETYVATPLAGLLNVKEKVRLKATPNAVLERFYAATSKHPKQADVEMLSKKSGCTVRQVERWFRRRRNQDRPSLLKKFREASWRFTFYLIAFIAGMAVIVDKPWFYDLREVWKGYPIQSVLPSQYWYYMIELSFYWSLLFSIASDVKRKDFKEQIIHHVATIILISFSWFANYVRAGTLIMALHDSSDYLLESAKMFNYAGWRNTCNNIFIVFAAVFIITRLVILPFWIMHCTMVYPLDLYPAFFGYYFFNFMMVVLQSLHIFWAYLIIRMAQKFITGKVVEDERSDREETDNTEEEEEVTKNGPLSNGHPVLNNNHRKTD, encoded by the exons aTGTTTCAGACCTTGTACAGCTATTTTTGGTGGGAACGGCTCTGGCTCCCGGCAAACCTCACCTGGGCTGACCTGGAGGACCGGGATGGGCGAGTCTATGCCAAAGCCTCTGACCTGTACATCACCCTCCCCTtggccttcctcttcctcgTTGTCCGGCACCTCTTTGAGAC GTACGTGGCCACCCCCCTGGCCGGGCTGCTGAACGTCAAGGAGAAGGTGCGGTTAAAAGCCACCCCCAACGCGGTGCTGGAGAGGTTTTATGCTGCCACCAGCAAACACCCCAAGCAG gccGACGTGGAGATGCTCTCCAAGAAGAGCGGCTGCACCGTGCGCCAGGTCGAGCGCTGGTTCCGCCGCCGCCGCAACCAGGACCGGCCCAGCCTGCTCAAGAAATTCAGGgaggccag TTGGAGATTCACCTTTTACCTTATTGCTTTCATTGCTGGCATGGCTGTCATAGTGGAT AAACCCTGGTTCTACGACCTCCGGGAGGTGTGGAAGGGATAccccatccag AGCGTGCTGCCCTCCCAGTACTGGTACTACATGATCGAGCTCTCCTTCTACTGGTCCCTGCTCTTCAGCATCGCCTCTGACGTCAAGCGCaag GACTTCAAAGAGCAAATCATCCACCACGTTGCCACCATCATCCTCATCAGCTTCTCCTGGTTTGCCAACTACGTCCGTGCCGGGACTCTCATCATGGCCCTGCACGACTCCTCGGATTATCTGCTGGAG TCTGCCAAAATGTTCAACTACGCCGGGTGGAGGAACACCTGCAACAACATCTTCATCGTCTTCGCCGCCGTCTTCATCATCACCCGCCTGGTCATCCTCCCCTTCTG GATCATGCACTGCACGATGGTTTATCCGCTGGATCTCTACCCTGCCTTCTTTGGTTACTACTTCTTTAACTTCATGATGGTGGTGCTGCAGTCGCTGCACATCTTCTGGGCCTACCTCATCATCCGCATGGCCCAGAAGTTCATAACTGGAAAG GTGGTGGAGGACGAGCGGAGTGACCGTGAGGAGACGGACAAcaccgaggaggaggaggaggtgaccAAGAACGGTCCCCTCTCCAACGGCCACCCCGTCCTCAACAACAACCACCGCAAAACCGACTGA
- the CDC42SE1 gene encoding CDC42 small effector protein 1 encodes MSDFWHKLGCCVVEKPQPKKRRRRIDRSMIGEPMNFVHLTHIGSGDMAAGEGLPMTGAVQEMRSKGGRERQWSSSRVL; translated from the exons ATGAGCGACTTCTGGCACAAGCTGGGCTGCTGCGTCGTGGAGAAGCCCCAGCCC aagaagaggaggagacgGATCGACCGCTCCATGATCGGGGAGCCCATGAACTTCGTGCACCTGACACACATCGGCTCCGGGGACATGGCTGCGGGAGAGGGGCTGCCCATG ACTGGTGCTGTCCAGGAGATGAGGTCCAAGGGCGGCCGGGAGCGACAGTGGAGCAGCTCCCGAGTGTTGTAG
- the PRUNE1 gene encoding exopolyphosphatase PRUNE1 isoform X1: MERFVLGNRAALQDHIQQHQEIHVVMGNEACDLDSAVSALALAYFLAQTTPAPKAAFVPVLNIPRADFALRTETTFLLRERGIPDASLVFRDEIDLGGLHHAGLLSLTLVDHHVLPGADAALEEAVVEVLDHRPLERARGPPCQVTVEPVGSCATLVTERILQGPPGVLDRTTAALLHGTILLDCINLSPAAGKVTPRDVACVSLLEERFPELPARDAVFGALQAAKFDVTGLTTEQMLRKDLKVLSNDEAVVGISGVFEDLETFLLRPGLLQDLEAFCQARGYAGLVAMTVSFNQHHEPTRKLAVYSAQEPLRSTLCGALEEATAPSLLLRPLPSPWPCVAAYAQGNAMATRKKVLPILRAALGGLGAAGGPEEEVVPPPTPMNSLVEECPLAQAVPPLCPQDVLERVSRIAAGQPPGSPK; this comes from the exons ATGGAGCGCTTCGTGCTGGGGAACCGGGCGGCTCTGCAG gatcacatccagcagcaccaggagatCCACGTGGTGATGGGCAACGAGGCCTGTGACCTGGACTCCGCCGTCTCCGCGCTGGCCCTGGCCTATTTCCTCGCCCAG ACCACCCCGGCTCCCAAAGCCGCCTTCGTGCCCGTGCTGAACATCCCCCGCGCCGACTTCGCGCTGCGGACGGAGACGACGTTCCTGCTGCGGGAGCGGGGCATCCCGGACGCCTCGCTGGTCTTCAGGGATGAGATCGACCTGGGAGGGCTGCACCACGCTGGGCTGCTGTCCCTGACTCTGGTGGATCACCATGTCCTGCCTGG tgctgacGCTGCCCTGGAGGAGGCCGTGGTGGAGGTCCTGGATCACCGACCGCTGGAGCGGGCCCGAGGCCCCCCGTGCCAGGTGACAGTGGAGCCCGTGGGCTCCTGTGCCACCCTAGTGACCGAGAGGATCCTGCAGGGCCCCCCGGGCGTGCTGGACAGAACCACGGCCGCGCTGCTGCACG GCACCATCCTGCTGGACTGCATCAACCtgagcccagctgcaggcaaGGTGACCCCCAGGGACGTGGCCTGCGTGtccctgctggaggagaggTTCCCGGAGCTGCCGGCCCGTGACGCCGTGTTCGGAGCGCTGCAGGCGGCCAAGTTTGATGTCACGG GGCTGACAACAGAGCAGATGCTGCGGAAGGACCTCAAAGTCCTCTCCAATGACGAGGCTGTCGTCGGCATCAGCGGCGTCTTCGAGGACTTGGAA accttcctgctGCGGCCTGGCTTGCTGCAGGACCTGGAGGCTTTCTGCCAGGCCCGTGGCTATGCCGGGCTGGTGGCCATGACCGTGTCCTTTAACCAACACCACGAGCCCACCCGCAAACTCGCCGTGTACAGCGCGCAGGAGCCCCTCCGCAGCACG CTGTGCGGGGCTCTGGAGGAGGCGACGGCGCCGTCGCTGCTGCTGCGGCcgctgcccagcccctggccctgcgTGGCCGCCTACGCCCAGGGCAACGCCATGGCCACCCGTAAGAAGGTGCTGCCCATcctcagggcagctctggggggtctgggggctgcagggggccCTGAGGAGGAGGTGGTGCCCCCACCCACCCCCATGAACAGCCTGGTGGAGGAGTGTCCCCTGGCACAGGCCGTGCCCCCGCTGTGCCCCCAGGACGTCCTGGAGCGGGTCAGCCGCATCGCCGCAGGGCAGCCGCCGGGCTCCCCGAAATAA